In a single window of the Thermus amyloliquefaciens genome:
- a CDS encoding peptide ABC transporter substrate-binding protein, which yields MRKVGKLAVLGLTALGLALAGPQDNSLVIGASQEPRVLAGDFLSIISNQAIKSEIEGYLFAPFIGFNADSQNFPVLATEVPTLQNKRLRVTDIGGGKKRLEMDLTIRQDAKWSDGKPITTEDVAFYYEVGKAKGMPTLNPDYWERVALKVKDARNFTVIFEPAYYYDTYGSPIGYAPKHIMGAEWEKVKAAARNLDPDKDAEKLNELYRNFFLKFATPQALNRGAMVYSGPFKLKRWVPGNSIEMERNPNFPIKPEGGESKYVQKVVYRFIQNTNSLLVAVIGGSIDATSSVALTFDQGRSKQLTSRAPGRFDIWFVPGAIWEHIDINKFSNCQQVKDLGLDDVRTRQAILHALNREGLVKAFFDGLQPVAHTWIAPVNPLFNPNVKKYEFDLKKAEALLAQMGWKKGPDGILQRTVGGRTVRFEIEFVTTAGNAIRERTQQFFAEDLKKIGIAVKINNAPSAVVFSDDYIQRASECKWTGMFEFAWVSSLAEGGDLFQYKNLNTGAILVPTKENNYQGQNIGGWRNDEFDRLTSQGVLEFDEAKRKQLFWRAQEIWAEELPALPLYFRANPYVVRKGLVNYVASAYAGGNGYPGWNAWEIGWESRGAVKKWDQAKYALSIK from the coding sequence ATGAGAAAAGTAGGCAAGCTGGCTGTACTCGGTTTAACCGCCCTGGGCCTGGCCCTGGCAGGGCCTCAGGACAACAGCCTGGTCATCGGGGCTTCCCAGGAGCCTAGGGTGCTGGCGGGGGACTTCCTCAGCATCATCTCCAACCAGGCCATCAAGAGCGAGATCGAAGGCTATCTCTTTGCGCCCTTTATCGGCTTTAACGCGGATAGCCAGAACTTCCCCGTTCTGGCCACCGAGGTGCCCACCCTGCAGAACAAGCGCCTGCGGGTAACGGACATCGGTGGGGGCAAGAAGCGGCTGGAGATGGACCTCACCATCCGCCAGGATGCCAAGTGGTCCGATGGCAAGCCGATCACTACCGAGGATGTGGCCTTCTACTACGAGGTGGGCAAGGCCAAGGGCATGCCCACCCTGAACCCGGACTACTGGGAGCGGGTGGCGCTCAAGGTGAAGGACGCCCGCAACTTCACCGTTATCTTTGAGCCCGCCTACTACTACGACACCTACGGCTCGCCCATCGGCTACGCCCCCAAGCACATCATGGGGGCCGAGTGGGAAAAGGTGAAGGCCGCGGCCCGCAACCTGGACCCCGATAAGGACGCGGAGAAGCTCAACGAGCTCTACCGCAACTTCTTCCTCAAGTTCGCCACCCCCCAGGCCCTGAACCGGGGGGCCATGGTTTACTCCGGCCCCTTCAAGCTGAAGCGCTGGGTGCCGGGGAACTCCATCGAGATGGAGCGGAACCCCAACTTCCCCATCAAGCCCGAGGGTGGGGAGAGCAAGTACGTGCAGAAGGTGGTCTACCGCTTCATCCAGAACACCAACTCCCTCCTGGTGGCGGTGATCGGCGGCTCCATCGACGCCACCTCCAGCGTGGCCCTCACCTTTGACCAGGGCCGCTCCAAGCAGCTCACCTCCCGCGCCCCTGGCCGCTTTGACATCTGGTTCGTGCCCGGGGCCATCTGGGAGCACATCGACATCAACAAGTTCAGCAACTGCCAGCAGGTTAAGGACCTGGGCTTGGACGACGTCCGCACCCGCCAGGCCATCCTCCACGCCCTGAACCGCGAGGGCTTGGTGAAGGCCTTCTTTGATGGCCTCCAGCCCGTGGCCCACACCTGGATCGCCCCCGTCAACCCCCTCTTCAACCCCAACGTCAAGAAGTACGAGTTTGACCTGAAGAAGGCGGAGGCCCTCCTGGCGCAGATGGGCTGGAAGAAGGGGCCTGACGGCATCCTCCAGCGCACCGTGGGCGGGCGTACCGTTCGGTTTGAGATCGAGTTCGTGACCACCGCGGGCAACGCCATCCGCGAGCGCACCCAGCAGTTCTTCGCCGAGGACCTCAAGAAGATCGGCATCGCCGTCAAGATCAACAACGCCCCCTCGGCCGTGGTCTTCTCCGACGACTACATCCAGCGGGCCAGCGAGTGCAAGTGGACCGGGATGTTTGAGTTCGCCTGGGTGTCCAGCCTGGCGGAGGGCGGCGACCTCTTCCAGTACAAGAACCTGAACACCGGGGCGATCCTGGTGCCCACCAAGGAGAACAACTACCAGGGCCAGAACATCGGCGGCTGGCGGAACGACGAGTTTGACCGCCTGACCAGCCAAGGGGTCTTGGAGTTTGACGAGGCCAAGCGGAAGCAGCTCTTCTGGAGGGCCCAGGAGATCTGGGCGGAGGAGCTTCCCGCCCTGCCCCTCTACTTCCGCGCCAACCCCTACGTGGTGCGCAAGGGCCTGGTCAACTACGTGGCCAGCGCCTACGCGGGCGGCAACGGCTACCCCGGCTGGAACGCCTGGGAGATCGGCTGGGAGAGCCGCGGGGCCGTGAAGAAGTGGGACCAGGCGAAGTACGCTCTTTCCATCAAATAG
- a CDS encoding M24 family metallopeptidase, protein MDLARVQEVLEAERLDAWLLLSFGRSNPLALEVLALTPLHLTRRFAYLIPREGEPTLLCHAIEESLFPPLPGKRHTYHTWRGYLEALAGLVEGKRRLALEYVPGGLIPYLSRVDGGSLDLLRGMGLELVSSWPLLLLFQTWGEEKVQSHRRAVEGLVAARDRALAFLRQNPRPTERAVQAVLVQALEERGLVFDHPPMVAFGQNAANPHHAPTDKALEEGEVVLLDLWAKERGGVYADITWMAGLRPPEAAHWAFQAVARARDAAIRFVAEAYRKGRYPKGFEVDRVARGLLEGEGYGPHIRHRTGHNLGEEVHGSGPHLDDLETHDFRPLVPGLAFTVEPGVYLPDFGVRTEVNVYLHPQGLEVTTPLQESLTLL, encoded by the coding sequence GTGGATCTCGCCCGTGTCCAGGAAGTCCTCGAGGCGGAGAGGCTAGACGCCTGGCTCCTCCTCTCCTTCGGCCGGAGCAACCCCTTGGCCCTTGAAGTCCTCGCCCTCACCCCCCTTCACCTCACCCGGCGCTTCGCCTACCTGATCCCGCGGGAAGGGGAGCCCACCCTCCTCTGCCACGCCATAGAGGAAAGCCTCTTCCCTCCCCTGCCAGGGAAAAGGCACACCTACCACACCTGGCGGGGGTACCTGGAAGCCCTCGCGGGGCTTGTGGAGGGGAAAAGGCGCCTCGCCCTGGAGTACGTGCCCGGGGGGCTCATCCCCTACCTTTCCCGGGTGGATGGGGGCAGCCTGGACCTCCTCAGGGGGATGGGCCTCGAGCTGGTCTCCTCCTGGCCCCTGCTCCTCCTCTTCCAAACCTGGGGGGAGGAAAAGGTCCAAAGCCACCGCCGGGCGGTGGAGGGCTTGGTGGCCGCCAGGGACCGGGCGCTGGCCTTCTTGCGCCAGAACCCGCGGCCCACGGAACGGGCGGTGCAGGCCGTCTTGGTCCAGGCCCTGGAGGAACGGGGCCTGGTCTTTGACCACCCTCCCATGGTGGCCTTCGGCCAAAACGCCGCCAACCCCCACCACGCCCCCACGGACAAGGCCCTCGAGGAGGGGGAGGTGGTGCTTTTAGACCTTTGGGCCAAGGAGAGGGGCGGGGTCTATGCCGACATCACCTGGATGGCGGGCCTAAGGCCCCCAGAGGCCGCCCACTGGGCCTTCCAGGCGGTGGCCCGGGCCCGGGACGCGGCCATCCGCTTCGTGGCCGAGGCCTACCGGAAGGGGCGCTACCCTAAGGGCTTTGAGGTGGACCGGGTGGCCAGGGGCCTTTTGGAAGGGGAGGGCTACGGCCCCCACATCCGCCACCGCACGGGGCACAACCTGGGAGAGGAGGTCCACGGCTCCGGCCCCCACCTGGACGACCTGGAAACCCACGACTTCCGCCCCCTGGTGCCGGGGCTGGCCTTCACCGTGGAACCCGGGGTCTACCTGCCCGATTTCGGGGTGCGCACCGAGGTGAACGTCTATTTGCACCCCCAAGGCCTCGAGGTCACCACCCCCTTGCAGGAAAGCCTCACCCTGCTCTAA
- a CDS encoding ribose-phosphate diphosphokinase: protein MDRPLLIFSGQSNKPLAQAIAEALDLPLGKSATQRFANDNLFVRFEESLREGDVFIVQSLTPPVQDHLMELLMMVDAAKGASAARVTAVIPYFSYARSDKKDAPRISIAARLIADLLQTAGADRVLTMTLHSPQVHGFFKVPVDHLSAEPVIANHFATRVDLENAVVVAPDAGDLKRASSLARRLRLPLAFIDKERVSDTEVRVRMLVGEVRGKTALIVDDEISTAGSLVEAVEALLQAGAKEVYAAATHGVYVGPALERIAKSPVKEVATTDTCLPKEGPKLKTLSVAPLFAEAIWRIHRGESVSSLFT from the coding sequence ATGGACCGCCCCCTGCTGATCTTCTCCGGTCAGTCCAATAAGCCCCTAGCCCAAGCCATCGCTGAGGCCCTGGACCTCCCCTTGGGGAAAAGCGCCACCCAGCGCTTCGCCAACGACAACCTCTTCGTGCGCTTTGAGGAAAGCCTGCGGGAGGGGGATGTCTTCATCGTCCAGTCCCTGACCCCCCCCGTGCAGGACCACCTCATGGAGCTCCTCATGATGGTGGACGCCGCCAAGGGGGCCAGCGCCGCCCGGGTCACCGCGGTCATCCCCTACTTTTCCTACGCCCGCAGCGACAAGAAGGACGCCCCCCGCATCTCCATCGCCGCCAGGCTCATCGCCGACCTCCTCCAGACCGCCGGGGCCGACCGGGTCCTCACCATGACCCTGCACTCCCCCCAGGTCCACGGCTTCTTCAAGGTGCCCGTGGACCACCTTTCCGCAGAACCCGTCATCGCCAACCACTTTGCCACCCGGGTGGACCTGGAAAACGCGGTGGTGGTGGCCCCGGACGCCGGTGACCTCAAGAGGGCCAGCTCCCTGGCCCGGCGCCTCCGCCTCCCCCTGGCCTTCATTGACAAGGAACGGGTTTCCGACACCGAGGTGCGGGTTCGGATGCTGGTGGGCGAGGTGAGGGGGAAGACCGCCCTGATCGTGGACGACGAGATCTCCACCGCGGGAAGCCTGGTGGAGGCGGTGGAGGCCCTGTTGCAGGCGGGGGCCAAGGAGGTTTACGCCGCCGCCACCCACGGGGTCTATGTGGGCCCGGCCCTGGAACGCATCGCCAAGAGCCCGGTGAAGGAGGTGGCCACCACCGACACCTGCCTCCCCAAGGAAGGCCCCAAGCTCAAGACCCTTTCCGTGGCCCCCCTCTTCGCCGAGGCCATCTGGCGCATCCACCGGGGGGAGTCGGTGTCCAGCCTTTTCACCTAA
- a CDS encoding ABC transporter permease, translating to MFAYTVRRLLQMVPLLLAASVVIYALLALQPGDPLEELKRQNPRMTAEQFEALKRAYGLDQPLHIRYFKWLSRAVQGDLGYSRTYGIPAAEYIFVQRLPKTLILSGLALTLALLVAIPVGVFSAVRQYSLADYVITFLSFVGFSMPVFFLGILLLYLFAIWLPDHIPGFPRFPTGGVPGVLWEDVRSGAVSFGYFLGQWAWHLILPVIALSSLQMAEWTRFMRASLLEVLSQDYIRTARAKGLAERVVLYKHALRNALIPIVTLVGLAIPGVLGGATITETIFSYPGMGRAIFDALVEKDYNVAMAALAFLALMTALFNLLADLAYAVVDPRIRYS from the coding sequence GTGTTTGCCTACACGGTGCGACGGCTTTTGCAGATGGTCCCCTTGCTCCTTGCCGCCAGCGTGGTGATCTACGCCCTGCTGGCCTTGCAGCCCGGGGATCCCTTGGAGGAACTGAAGCGGCAAAACCCCCGCATGACCGCCGAGCAGTTTGAGGCCTTGAAGCGGGCCTACGGCCTGGACCAGCCCCTGCATATCCGCTACTTCAAGTGGCTTTCCCGAGCGGTGCAGGGGGATTTGGGCTACAGCCGCACCTACGGCATCCCGGCGGCGGAGTACATCTTCGTCCAGCGCCTGCCCAAGACCCTGATTCTCTCGGGCTTGGCCCTCACCCTGGCCCTCTTGGTGGCCATCCCCGTGGGCGTCTTCTCCGCCGTGCGCCAGTACTCCCTGGCGGATTACGTCATCACCTTTTTGTCCTTCGTGGGGTTTTCCATGCCGGTCTTTTTCCTGGGCATCCTGCTGCTTTACCTTTTTGCCATTTGGTTGCCCGACCATATCCCCGGGTTCCCCCGCTTCCCCACGGGAGGGGTGCCGGGGGTGCTTTGGGAGGATGTGCGGTCAGGGGCCGTGAGCTTCGGCTACTTCCTGGGGCAGTGGGCCTGGCACCTCATCCTTCCGGTCATCGCTCTTTCCTCCTTGCAGATGGCGGAGTGGACCCGGTTCATGCGGGCTTCCTTGTTGGAGGTGCTTTCCCAGGATTACATCCGCACCGCCCGGGCCAAGGGCTTGGCCGAGCGGGTGGTGCTCTACAAGCACGCCCTCAGGAACGCCCTTATCCCCATCGTGACCCTGGTGGGTCTGGCCATCCCAGGGGTGCTGGGGGGAGCCACCATCACCGAGACCATCTTCAGCTACCCCGGCATGGGGCGGGCCATTTTTGACGCCCTGGTGGAGAAGGACTACAACGTGGCCATGGCCGCTTTGGCCTTTTTGGCCCTGATGACGGCCCTTTTCAACCTGTTGGCGGACTTGGCCTACGCGGTGGTGGACCCCCGCATTCGCTACAGCTAG
- a CDS encoding ABC transporter permease — MTRARRLPQLPGLLPFLVPALLTGGGVALPLLYLVLRALEGDPETLKAILLRPKNLELVRNTLSLLLGVLLTTTLLALPLAFLTTRTDLKGKRLFSVLLTLPLAIPGYVGAYVLLSATGPGGILPLPRLEGYWGALWVLSLITYPYLFLGLRAAFLGLDPSQEEAARTLGLGPLRAFFQVVFPQLLPALLAGYLVVGLHVLGDFGTVSLLRYETFSYAIYLQYSAAFDRVYAAWLALFLLLFTGGLLLLEGFLLRRLSLARTGKGSGKKARPLSLGRFAPWAYLLLLLPVFLALVLPLYALFHLASRFPREHLEGLWEALAHSAMAAVPASLLAVGMALPIAYLAVRHPSPASRFLERLAYMGYTVPPLAFALAWIFFSLKSLPLLYGTLPLLILVLAFHFLAEGMGPVRGALYQVPRRLEEAARTLGDTPTRAFFRVTFPLLWRGAAAGGALAFIGAVKELPITLLLAPMGYSTLSTRVFSYTQEAMFAEAAPFALAIALLSAAFVGVLLWSERRF, encoded by the coding sequence ATGACCAGGGCAAGAAGGCTCCCCCAACTCCCCGGGCTCCTGCCCTTCCTGGTGCCCGCCCTCCTCACGGGGGGCGGGGTGGCCCTCCCCCTCCTCTACCTGGTTCTGAGGGCCCTCGAGGGCGATCCGGAAACCCTAAAGGCCATCCTCCTCCGCCCCAAGAACCTGGAGCTGGTGAGGAACACCCTCTCCCTCCTCCTCGGGGTTCTTCTGACCACCACCCTCCTCGCCCTGCCCCTGGCCTTCCTCACCACCCGCACCGACCTAAAGGGAAAGCGCCTCTTCTCCGTCCTCCTCACCCTGCCCCTGGCCATCCCCGGGTACGTGGGGGCCTATGTGCTCCTCTCCGCCACGGGGCCCGGGGGGATCCTGCCCCTGCCGCGCCTCGAGGGGTACTGGGGGGCCCTTTGGGTCCTTTCCCTCATCACCTACCCGTACCTCTTCCTGGGCCTGCGGGCCGCCTTCTTGGGGCTGGATCCCAGCCAGGAGGAGGCCGCCCGGACCCTGGGCCTGGGGCCCCTGAGGGCCTTTTTCCAGGTGGTCTTCCCCCAGCTCCTCCCCGCCCTCCTGGCGGGGTACCTGGTGGTGGGCCTCCACGTTCTGGGGGATTTCGGAACCGTGAGCCTGCTGCGCTATGAGACCTTTTCCTACGCCATCTACCTGCAATATAGCGCCGCCTTTGACCGGGTCTACGCCGCCTGGCTGGCCCTCTTCCTCCTCCTCTTCACCGGGGGGCTTCTCCTCCTGGAAGGGTTCCTCCTCCGCCGGCTCAGCCTGGCCCGCACGGGCAAGGGAAGCGGGAAAAAAGCCAGACCCCTAAGCCTGGGGAGGTTTGCCCCTTGGGCTTACCTTCTTCTCCTGCTGCCTGTCTTTCTGGCCCTGGTTCTACCCCTCTATGCCCTCTTCCACCTGGCCAGCCGCTTTCCCCGGGAACACCTGGAAGGCCTTTGGGAGGCCCTGGCCCACTCGGCCATGGCCGCCGTGCCCGCTTCCCTTCTGGCCGTGGGCATGGCCCTGCCCATCGCCTACCTGGCGGTGCGCCACCCCTCCCCCGCCTCCCGCTTCCTGGAGAGGCTGGCCTACATGGGCTACACGGTCCCCCCTCTGGCCTTCGCCCTGGCCTGGATCTTCTTCAGCCTGAAAAGCCTTCCCCTCCTCTACGGCACCCTGCCCCTCCTCATCCTGGTTTTGGCCTTCCACTTCCTGGCCGAGGGCATGGGGCCGGTGCGGGGGGCGCTTTACCAGGTGCCAAGGCGCCTCGAGGAGGCGGCCAGGACCCTGGGGGACACCCCCACCCGGGCCTTCTTCCGCGTCACCTTTCCCCTCCTCTGGCGGGGCGCCGCGGCCGGGGGGGCCTTGGCCTTCATCGGGGCGGTGAAGGAGCTCCCCATCACCCTCCTCCTCGCCCCCATGGGCTACAGCACCCTTTCCACCCGGGTTTTCAGTTACACTCAGGAAGCCATGTTCGCCGAGGCCGCCCCCTTCGCCCTGGCCATTGCCCTCCTCTCGGCGGCCTTCGTGGGGGTGTTGCTTTGGAGCGAGCGCCGCTTCTGA
- a CDS encoding ABC transporter ATP-binding protein, producing MERAPLLTLEGIVKRFGEHEVLKGIDLEVYPGEILALLGPSGCGKTTLLRVVAGLESPEAGRVLLEGKDITLLPPEKRGIGFVFQDYALFPHLTALGNVAFGLKGKDRYEKARKALERVGMTLFQDRKPGELSGGQQQRIALARALAPGPKLVLLDEPFSSLDASLKASTREEVRKILKETGTTALLVTHDQEEALSFADRLGVMRGGRLEQVGTPEEVYLRPKTPFVAQFLGRTNLLSGEGFGRYAETCLGPVPLAEPAHGPLLLSLRPEALRLLPPEAPEGVLGEVLAREFKGHDLTYRVRLLSPEKEILVQEGPESPFRVGDRVRLKVVGKGVALEGHPAKAPVGAD from the coding sequence TTGGAGCGAGCGCCGCTTCTGACCCTGGAAGGCATTGTCAAGCGCTTCGGCGAGCACGAGGTGCTCAAGGGGATTGACCTCGAGGTCTACCCCGGGGAGATCCTGGCCCTGCTGGGACCCTCCGGCTGCGGCAAGACCACCCTCCTCCGGGTGGTGGCCGGGCTGGAAAGCCCGGAGGCGGGGCGGGTCCTCCTGGAGGGCAAGGACATCACCCTTCTGCCCCCGGAAAAGCGGGGCATCGGCTTTGTGTTCCAGGACTACGCCCTCTTCCCCCACCTCACCGCCCTGGGCAACGTGGCCTTCGGCCTCAAGGGGAAAGACCGCTACGAGAAGGCCCGCAAGGCCCTGGAGCGGGTGGGCATGACCCTTTTCCAGGACCGCAAGCCGGGGGAGCTTTCCGGAGGGCAGCAGCAGCGCATCGCCCTGGCCCGGGCCCTGGCCCCGGGACCCAAGCTGGTCCTCTTGGACGAGCCCTTTTCCAGCCTGGACGCGAGCCTTAAGGCCAGCACCCGGGAGGAGGTGCGCAAGATCCTCAAGGAAACCGGCACCACCGCCCTCCTGGTCACCCACGACCAGGAGGAGGCCCTCTCCTTCGCCGACCGCTTAGGGGTGATGCGGGGGGGGAGGCTGGAGCAGGTGGGCACCCCGGAGGAGGTCTACCTCAGGCCCAAGACCCCCTTCGTGGCCCAGTTTTTAGGGCGCACCAACCTGCTTTCGGGGGAAGGGTTTGGGCGGTATGCGGAGACCTGCCTGGGCCCCGTGCCCCTGGCCGAGCCCGCCCACGGGCCCCTGCTCCTCTCCTTGCGCCCCGAGGCCCTAAGGCTTCTTCCCCCGGAGGCCCCGGAGGGCGTCCTGGGAGAGGTGTTGGCCCGGGAGTTCAAGGGGCACGACCTCACCTACCGGGTGCGCCTCCTTTCCCCGGAAAAGGAGATCCTGGTGCAGGAGGGGCCGGAAAGCCCCTTCCGCGTGGGGGACCGGGTACGGCTCAAGGTGGTGGGGAAAGGGGTGGCCCTGGAGGGCCACCCCGCCAAGGCCCCGGTGGGGGCGGATTAA
- the erpA gene encoding iron-sulfur cluster insertion protein ErpA: MVETQEAVIRITSLAAEKAKEILARYGKEHAAIRVYIKSGGCSGFQYGMAVDERELEGDTLVEMHGVRLVVDPMSLPYLVGSEIDWVESLMGGGFTVHNPNAASTCGCGHSFRTKDQEGEARTCGH, translated from the coding sequence ATGGTGGAAACCCAGGAAGCCGTAATCCGCATCACTTCCCTGGCGGCGGAGAAGGCCAAGGAGATCCTGGCCCGTTATGGCAAGGAGCATGCGGCCATCCGGGTCTACATCAAGTCCGGCGGGTGCTCGGGCTTCCAGTACGGCATGGCCGTGGACGAGAGGGAGCTCGAGGGGGATACCCTCGTGGAGATGCACGGGGTGCGCCTGGTGGTGGACCCCATGTCCCTGCCCTACCTGGTGGGCTCGGAGATCGACTGGGTGGAGAGCCTCATGGGCGGGGGCTTCACCGTGCACAACCCCAACGCCGCCAGCACCTGCGGCTGCGGCCACTCCTTCCGCACCAAGGACCAGGAAGGCGAAGCCCGCACCTGCGGCCACTGA
- a CDS encoding alpha/beta hydrolase, whose translation MRKEALNLAGQRVLAHIPERPRALLLALHGLQGSKEHILSLLPGYAEKGFLLLAWDAPRHGDREGPPPSSKSPRYVEEVYQVALAFAEEAKAVAREAGERFGLPLFLAGGSLGAFVVHLLLSQGFRAEGALAFIGSGFPMKLPQGQEVVDGKVLALYETPPALRGEAYGGVPLLHLHGTKDLIVPLSRMEKTVEALRPHYPEGRLARFVEEGAGHTITPLMARMGLAFLEAWLDPGRP comes from the coding sequence ATGCGGAAAGAGGCCTTGAACCTGGCAGGGCAGAGGGTGCTGGCCCACATCCCCGAGCGCCCCAGGGCCCTCCTCCTGGCCCTCCATGGGCTTCAGGGGTCTAAGGAGCACATCCTTTCCCTCCTCCCGGGGTATGCGGAAAAGGGCTTTCTCCTCCTGGCGTGGGATGCCCCCCGGCACGGGGACCGGGAAGGCCCACCCCCCTCCTCCAAAAGCCCCCGCTACGTGGAGGAGGTGTACCAGGTGGCCTTGGCCTTCGCCGAGGAGGCCAAGGCGGTGGCCCGGGAAGCGGGGGAGCGCTTCGGCCTGCCCCTTTTCCTGGCGGGCGGAAGCCTGGGGGCCTTTGTGGTCCACCTGCTCCTTTCCCAAGGGTTCCGGGCGGAAGGGGCCCTGGCCTTCATCGGGAGCGGTTTTCCCATGAAGCTCCCCCAAGGGCAGGAGGTGGTGGACGGCAAGGTTTTGGCCCTTTACGAAACCCCTCCTGCCCTGAGGGGAGAGGCCTACGGGGGCGTACCCCTTCTCCACCTCCACGGCACCAAGGACCTCATCGTGCCCCTTTCCCGCATGGAGAAAACCGTGGAGGCCTTGCGGCCCCATTACCCCGAGGGGCGGCTCGCCCGTTTCGTGGAGGAGGGGGCTGGGCACACCATCACCCCCTTGATGGCCCGGATGGGGCTGGCCTTTTTGGAGGCTTGGCTTGATCCTGGAAGGCCTTAG
- a CDS encoding ABC transporter permease: MATQAVKAKPRTFASLFWRRLRRHKMAMAGLVVIILLVLMAIFAPWIAPYDPTAQPTGEDVGQYYFNPPSREHPLGTDDLGRDVLSRIIYGSRISLLVGFAVALSSVILGTIMGTLAGYFSGRPLRFYLGPLRREKEGFYPWSFALWRVFSWFLYYGVLYLALSIAWALAEDGLRAGSVGSYLGFGLTVVLVLWAAWYGLRGQIRLDLDVAISRLIDFMLTIPTLPLLLVLSALLRDPGVKVGQWAQGVFGDAASVFIIIAILVLFGWLGTARLVRGNILSLREQDYATAAQALGASDARIMFRHLVPNTIAPLIVQATLQIGGAILVEAALSFLGFGIQPPVATWGNMLTNAQEYIFTAPWLALPPGFMIFITVLAFNYLGDGLRDALDPRSRL; this comes from the coding sequence ATGGCAACGCAAGCTGTGAAGGCTAAACCCCGCACGTTCGCAAGCCTCTTTTGGCGCCGTTTGCGGCGGCACAAGATGGCCATGGCCGGGTTGGTGGTCATCATCCTCCTGGTCCTCATGGCCATCTTTGCCCCCTGGATTGCCCCTTACGATCCCACCGCCCAGCCCACAGGGGAGGACGTGGGCCAGTACTACTTCAACCCTCCCTCCCGGGAGCACCCTTTGGGCACCGATGACCTCGGGCGGGATGTGCTTTCCCGCATCATTTACGGTTCCCGCATCTCCCTTTTGGTGGGTTTTGCCGTGGCCCTTTCCAGCGTGATCCTGGGGACCATCATGGGTACCCTGGCGGGCTACTTCTCCGGTCGCCCCCTGCGGTTTTACCTGGGCCCTCTGCGCCGGGAGAAGGAGGGGTTTTACCCTTGGAGCTTTGCCCTGTGGCGGGTCTTCTCCTGGTTCCTCTACTACGGGGTCTTGTACCTGGCCCTTTCCATCGCCTGGGCCTTGGCTGAGGATGGGTTGCGGGCTGGAAGCGTGGGGAGCTACCTGGGCTTTGGCCTAACCGTGGTCCTGGTGCTTTGGGCTGCCTGGTACGGCCTTAGGGGGCAGATCCGCCTGGACCTGGACGTGGCCATTAGCCGCCTCATCGACTTCATGCTGACCATCCCCACCCTGCCCCTCCTCTTGGTGCTCTCCGCCCTCCTGCGGGATCCTGGGGTGAAGGTAGGGCAGTGGGCGCAAGGGGTTTTTGGCGATGCCGCCAGCGTGTTCATCATCATCGCCATCCTGGTCCTCTTCGGCTGGCTGGGCACCGCAAGGCTGGTGCGGGGGAACATCCTTTCCTTGAGGGAGCAGGACTACGCCACCGCCGCCCAGGCCCTGGGGGCCAGCGATGCCCGGATCATGTTCCGGCACCTGGTGCCCAACACCATAGCCCCCCTCATCGTGCAGGCCACCCTGCAGATCGGCGGGGCCATCCTGGTGGAGGCGGCCCTTTCCTTCCTGGGCTTCGGCATCCAGCCCCCGGTGGCCACCTGGGGCAACATGCTCACCAATGCCCAGGAGTACATCTTCACCGCACCCTGGTTGGCCTTGCCCCCGGGCTTCATGATCTTCATCACCGTGCTGGCCTTCAACTACCTGGGGGACGGTTTGCGGGACGCCTTGGACCCGAGGAGCAGGCTCTAG
- the truA gene encoding tRNA pseudouridine(38-40) synthase TruA, giving the protein MRRILILTEYDGTHFAGLQRQRPGLRTVQGELERALPEIGALPKAVAAGRTDAGVHALAMPFHFDLPGKIPTEKIPEALNRLLPEDLKVLSAREVAQDFHARKDALWRAYRYRLLLRPHPSPLLRHRALWVRRPLDLAALRAALAHLPGRHNFLGFAAGEVREGVRELYEARLEEVEGELGPELHLLFRGQSFLRGQVRGMVGTLLEVGLGKRPPESLRRILETADRRLAGPSAPPQGLYFLEARYPEDKLLPKT; this is encoded by the coding sequence GTGCGCCGCATCCTGATCCTCACCGAGTACGACGGAACCCATTTCGCGGGGCTTCAGCGCCAGCGCCCAGGCTTGCGCACCGTGCAGGGGGAGCTGGAAAGGGCTTTGCCGGAGATCGGGGCCCTCCCCAAGGCGGTGGCCGCCGGGCGCACGGACGCCGGGGTCCACGCCCTGGCCATGCCCTTCCACTTTGACCTCCCGGGAAAAATCCCCACGGAAAAGATCCCTGAGGCCTTAAACCGCCTTCTCCCCGAGGACCTCAAGGTGCTCTCCGCAAGGGAGGTGGCCCAGGACTTCCACGCCCGCAAGGACGCCCTCTGGCGGGCCTACCGCTACCGCCTCCTCCTCCGCCCCCACCCCTCCCCCCTCCTGCGGCACCGGGCCCTTTGGGTCCGCCGCCCCTTGGACCTGGCCGCCCTGCGGGCGGCCTTGGCCCACCTCCCAGGCCGGCACAACTTCCTGGGGTTCGCCGCAGGGGAGGTGCGGGAGGGGGTGCGGGAGCTCTACGAGGCCCGGCTGGAGGAGGTGGAGGGGGAGCTCGGCCCTGAGCTCCACCTCCTCTTCCGGGGGCAGAGCTTCCTCCGGGGCCAGGTGCGGGGGATGGTGGGCACCCTTTTGGAGGTGGGCCTGGGGAAACGCCCCCCGGAAAGCCTGAGGCGCATCCTGGAAACCGCCGACCGCCGCCTGGCGGGCCCCAGCGCCCCGCCCCAGGGGCTTTACTTCCTCGAGGCGCGCTACCCGGAGGACAAGCTCCTCCCAAAAACCTGA